The following proteins come from a genomic window of Candidatus Lokiarchaeota archaeon:
- a CDS encoding DUF2267 domain-containing protein, translating to MSVGVSSLDRSIQLSMKWLNEVGEELGWPDEERVYDATKAVLNALRDRLPVGEAVEFAAQLPMLLKGIYYDSYDLGGKPLKIRDREEFFDLIRDNFGREALNPREPMIAFLKVYLRKTGTGEFEDIKRVMPEELRGLFEAAEKA from the coding sequence ATGAGTGTCGGTGTTAGTTCTCTTGATAGATCTATCCAGCTCAGCATGAAATGGTTAAACGAAGTGGGCGAAGAGCTTGGCTGGCCTGATGAGGAGCGAGTGTATGATGCTACAAAAGCTGTACTTAACGCTCTTAGAGATCGGTTGCCAGTAGGCGAAGCTGTAGAATTTGCAGCACAGTTACCAATGCTTCTCAAAGGTATCTATTATGATTCCTATGATCTTGGCGGCAAGCCACTAAAAATTCGCGACCGAGAGGAGTTCTTCGACTTAATCAGAGACAACTTCGGTAGGGAAGCTCTGAATCCCAGAGAACCGATGATTGCATTTCTCAAGGTATACCTAAGAAAAACCGGAACCGGGGAATTCGAGGATATCAAGAGAGTGATGCCGGAAGAGCTTCGAGGTCTCTTCGAAGCTGCTGAGAAAGCCTAG
- a CDS encoding aldehyde:ferredoxin oxidoreductase — protein sequence MEKGYSNQTLYINLDDNTIESKPVDEKMKDTFTGGKGFDLWLMWNNLPDRIVEWDDPENTLCIACGPLGGVPIYPGAGKSIVTAISPETGIPIDSNVGGYFGPYLKFAGWDAMAVQGKAEKDIYIFIDGDEGVIEIHDAEELPDLAHEITAELTERHSDKEGRDISVVATGPAAEHAYMGCLNFSWYDRRRNTTRYKQAGRGGTGTVFRDKRIRAIAAKKERISLRSNNPHDLDELREVGRKHTREIIEQDPKQNRMRTVGTGHLPEIMNEFDLLPTRNFRAGSDPEANVYDDEKWEEKFTNTGKGWDGCWTACAINCSHCIEGFELKTGPYAGQKALVDGPEYETIAGCGSNIGVFDTDWVAEFNFYCDTYGIDTISFGTTMAFVMELYEEGHIDEEATGGHKLNWGAAEEALEVLHEMAKGKGFGGKHFGKGIAYLKEYFAEEFDVDEEFMQDVGMEHKGLEFSEYVTKESLAQQGGYGLTLKGPQHDEAWLIFLDMVHNYMPTFEDKAEALHWFPMWRTWFSLNGLCKLPWNDVVPPDNDETDEPAKVPEHLEMYATFFHSVTGKEITPDGLIEQSERVYNFQRLFNIRQGKGLRIHDSFIPYRSMGPVTDWEYESRQERYDEQLEELGFDISEMTTAEKKKKLREHREEEYKLLTDAAYKRRGWTRNGVPTIEKLKKLGVNYPSILELAKEYQDSEPPEDTLPSSDKAWK from the coding sequence ATCGAGAAAGGGTATTCTAACCAGACCCTCTATATCAACCTAGACGACAACACAATCGAAAGTAAACCTGTAGATGAGAAAATGAAAGACACATTTACAGGTGGGAAAGGCTTCGATCTGTGGCTAATGTGGAACAATCTACCTGATCGAATTGTCGAATGGGATGACCCTGAGAACACTCTTTGTATCGCATGCGGTCCTCTTGGCGGTGTACCTATCTATCCAGGGGCCGGCAAATCAATTGTGACCGCAATCAGCCCGGAGACTGGCATACCCATCGATAGCAATGTAGGCGGATATTTTGGTCCGTATCTCAAGTTTGCAGGCTGGGATGCAATGGCAGTCCAAGGCAAGGCTGAGAAAGACATTTACATCTTCATTGATGGCGATGAAGGGGTCATTGAAATCCATGACGCAGAAGAATTGCCTGATTTGGCGCACGAAATCACTGCTGAATTGACTGAAAGACATAGTGACAAGGAAGGCAGAGATATCTCTGTTGTCGCTACTGGGCCAGCTGCAGAACATGCCTATATGGGCTGTTTGAACTTCTCTTGGTATGACCGCCGAAGAAACACAACCAGATACAAGCAAGCTGGTCGAGGCGGGACCGGCACTGTATTCAGAGACAAGAGAATCAGGGCAATTGCTGCAAAGAAAGAACGGATTTCGCTGAGATCCAATAACCCTCACGATTTGGACGAGCTGAGAGAGGTTGGCCGGAAGCATACCCGTGAAATCATTGAACAAGATCCCAAACAGAATAGAATGCGTACAGTTGGTACTGGCCATCTTCCTGAAATCATGAATGAATTCGACCTTTTGCCGACTCGCAACTTCAGAGCCGGGAGTGATCCTGAAGCAAATGTCTATGATGATGAAAAATGGGAAGAGAAGTTTACCAACACCGGCAAGGGCTGGGATGGTTGCTGGACAGCCTGTGCCATCAATTGCTCTCACTGCATTGAAGGATTTGAGCTCAAAACCGGTCCATATGCAGGTCAGAAAGCCCTCGTGGACGGTCCTGAATACGAGACCATAGCTGGCTGCGGTTCGAATATCGGTGTCTTCGACACAGACTGGGTAGCAGAGTTCAACTTCTATTGTGACACATATGGCATCGATACAATCAGTTTCGGTACTACCATGGCCTTCGTGATGGAGCTATACGAGGAAGGTCATATTGATGAGGAAGCAACCGGTGGCCACAAGCTGAACTGGGGCGCAGCGGAGGAAGCTCTTGAAGTATTGCACGAGATGGCAAAGGGCAAAGGATTCGGAGGCAAGCATTTCGGCAAAGGTATAGCATATCTCAAGGAATACTTCGCAGAGGAATTCGATGTTGACGAGGAATTCATGCAAGATGTCGGTATGGAACACAAGGGCTTGGAATTCAGTGAATATGTGACAAAAGAAAGCCTAGCTCAGCAGGGCGGTTACGGACTTACCCTGAAAGGCCCTCAGCATGACGAGGCTTGGCTTATCTTCCTTGACATGGTGCACAACTACATGCCAACCTTTGAGGACAAGGCAGAAGCATTGCACTGGTTCCCAATGTGGCGGACTTGGTTCAGCCTCAATGGCCTTTGTAAACTGCCGTGGAACGATGTTGTGCCACCTGACAACGATGAAACCGACGAACCAGCGAAAGTACCCGAACACTTGGAGATGTATGCTACATTCTTCCATTCAGTTACCGGCAAGGAGATTACTCCTGATGGTTTGATTGAGCAATCTGAACGGGTGTACAATTTCCAGAGGCTGTTCAACATCCGACAGGGTAAGGGTTTGCGAATCCACGACTCTTTCATCCCTTACCGATCTATGGGCCCCGTCACTGACTGGGAATATGAGAGCCGCCAGGAACGATACGACGAACAGCTCGAGGAACTTGGATTCGATATCTCCGAGATGACTACGGCAGAGAAAAAGAAGAAGCTGCGCGAACATCGGGAAGAAGAGTACAAGCTACTGACAGATGCAGCATACAAGAGACGGGGTTGGACTAGAAATGGTGTTCCAACAATCGAGAAGCTGAAGAAGTTGGGTGTTAATTATCCGTCTATTCTGGAGCTAGCAAAGGAATACCAAGATAGTGAGCCACCAGAAGATACTCTTCCCAGCAGCGATAAGGCTTGGAAATAG